A genomic window from Erpetoichthys calabaricus chromosome 17, fErpCal1.3, whole genome shotgun sequence includes:
- the LOC114667223 gene encoding interferon-inducible GTPase 5-like, translating into MDDEPFEIIEEEEINAISEEFESGGLAAAAARIQSRLDELDSVELNIAVTGESGSGKSTFVNSIRGLCDEDENAAKTGVTETTTEPTMYSYPKYPNVRLWDLPGIGTMNFKADEYLEQVNFAQYDFFIIIASDRFKQNHLMLAQEIEKMGKHFYFVRSKIDADLHASKIRRKSTFNEKKILMEIRQDCTECLQPLEKKCPQIFLISGFDLCLYDFPLLEETLERELPEHKRFVFLQALPNISLKICQKKKKDLHSKIWKLATLSCAVAAIPIPGLSVVCDVTILVSELNKYYFTFSLDDKSLNSLAVRVDKPVEDLKSVIQSPLAKEISSDVVIKLLTKAAGGSLMFFEYLVSTIPIIGSLAAGGISFATTYYMLHNCLEELARDAKRVLEKAFESEL; encoded by the coding sequence ATGGATGACGAACCTTTCGAAATAATAGAAGAGGAGGAAATTAATGCAATAAGTGAAGAGTTTGAGTCAGGTGGGTTAGCAGCTGCAGCAGCACGAATTCAGTCCCGGCTTGATGAACTGGACAGTGTGGAGCTGAACATAGCTGTGACTGGAGAATCGGGTTCAGGAAAGTCTACTTTTGTTAACTCCATCAGGGGTCTGTGTGATGAAGATGAAAATGCTGCTAAGACAGGTGTAACAGAAACTACAACAGAGCCCACCATGTACTCCTATCCCAAATATCCAAATGTAAGATTGTGGGATCTTCCTGGGATAGGAACAATGAACTTTAAAGCCGATGAATACCTTGAACAAGTAAATTTTGCACAGTATGATTTCTTCATTATAATTGCTTCAGATCGTTTTAAACAGAACCATTTAATGTTGGCTCAAGAAATTGAGAAAATgggaaaacatttttactttgtacGTTCCAAGATTGATGCTGACCTGCATGCTTCTAAGATACGAAGAAAATCAACATTTAATGAGAAAAAGATTTTAATGGAGATTAGACAGGATTGCACAGAATGCCTACAGCCTCTGGAGAAGAAATGTCCACAGATCTTCTTGATATCAGGCTTTGATCTGTGTCTCTATGACTTTCCTCTTTTAGAGGAGACACTTGAGAGGGAACTCCCCGAACACAAAAGGTTTGTTTTTCTGCAAGCCCTTCCAAACATCTCTTTGAAAAtttgccaaaaaaagaagaaagacctACATTCCAAAATATGGAAGCTCGCTACCCTGTCTTGCGCAGTGGCTGCTATTCCCATTCCAGGTTTGTCAGTGGTTTGCGATGTTACAATCCTTGTGAGTGAGCTAAATAAGTACTATTTTACATTTAGTCTGGATGACAAGTCTTTGAATAGTCTGGCCGTTCGAGTCGATAAACCCGTAGAGGACCTGAAGTCTGTCATCCAGTCACCTCTGGCCAAAGAGATCTCCTCAGATGTGGTCATTAAGCTGCTTACCAAGGCTGCAGGCGGAAGTCTGATGTTTTTTGAATACCTTGTGAGCACAATACCAATAATAGGCAGCCTTGCTGCTGGCGGCATCTCCTTTGCTACCACATACTACATGCTACATAACTGTTTAGAAGAGCTAGCGAGAGACGCCAAGAGAGTGTTAGAGAAGGCATTTGAGTCAGAGCTGTAG
- the LOC114667221 gene encoding interferon-inducible GTPase 5-like has product MGDEPFEIIENEEINAIQEEFESGGLTAAAVRIQSRLDELDSVELNIAVTGESGSGKSTFVNSIRGLCDEDENAAKTGVTETTKEPTMYSYPKYPNVRLWDLPGIGTMNFKADEYLEQVNFAQYDFFIIIASDRFKQNHLMLAQEIEKMGKHFYFVRSKIDADLHASKIRRKSTFNEKKILMEVRQDCTECLQPLEKKCPQIFLISGFDLCLYDFPLLEETLERELPEHKRFVFLQALPNISLQICQRKKKELHSRIWQFATLSCAVATVPIPGLSVACDVTILVSELKKYYFTFGLDDESLNSLAIRFDKPVEDLKSVIQSPLAKEISTDVVIKLLTSGAVGGLMMFEYFVSTIPIIGSFAAGGISFATTYYMLHNCLEELARDAKRVLEKAFESEL; this is encoded by the coding sequence ATGGGTGACGAACCTTTCGAAATAAttgaaaatgaagaaattaatgcAATACAGGAAGAGTTTGAGTCAGGTGGGTTAACAGCTGCAGCAGTACGAATTCAGTCCCGTCTTGATGAACTGGACAGTGTGGAGCTGAACATAGCTGTGACTGGAGAATCGGGTTCAGGAAAGTCTACTTTTGTTAACTCCATCAGGGGTCTGTGTGATGAAGATGAAAATGCTGCTAAGACGGGTGTAACAGAAACTACAAAAGAGCCCACCATGTACTCCTATCCCAAATATCCAAATGTAAGATTGTGGGATCTTCCTGGGATAGGAACGATGAACTTTAAAGCCGATGAATACCTTGAACAAGTAAATTTTGCACAGTATGATTTCTTCATTATAATTGCTTCAGATCGTTTTAAACAGAACCATTTAATGTTGGCTCAAGAAATTGAGAAAATgggaaaacatttttactttgtacGTTCCAAGATTGATGCTGACCTGCATGCTTCTAAGATACGAAGAAAATCAACATTTAATGAGAAAAAGATCTTAATGGAGGTTAGACAGGATTGCACAGAATGCCTACAGCCTCTGGAGAAGAAATGTCCACAGATCTTCTTGATATCAGGCTTTGATCTGTGTCTCTATGACTTTCCTCTTTTAGAGGAGACACTTGAGAGGGAACTCCCTGAACACAAAAGGTTTGTTTTTCTGCAGGCCCTTCCAAACATCTCTTTGCAAATTtgtcaaagaaagaagaaagaactaCATTCCAGAATCTGGCAGTTTGCTACCCTGTCTTGCGCAGTGGCTACTGTTCCCATTCCAGGTTTGTCAGTTGCTTGTGATGTTACAATCCTTGTGAGTGAGCTAAAGAAGTACTATTTTACATTTGGTCTGGATGACGAGTCTTTGAATAGTCTGGCCATTCGATTCGATAAACCCGTAGAGGACCTGAAGTCTGTCATCCAGTCACCTCTGGCCAAAGAGATCTCCACGGATGTGGTCATTAAGCTGCTCACCAGTGGTGCAGTTGGAGGTCTGATGATGTTTGAGTACTTTGTGAGCACAATACCAATAATAGGCAGCTTTGCTGCAGGTGGCATCTCCTTTGCTACCACATACTACATGCTACATAACTGTTTAGAAGAGCTAGCGAGAGATGCCAAGAGAGTGTTAGAGAAGGCATTTGAGTCAGAGCTGTAG